The window AGCTTACGCGCTGACCCGTCGAGATACGGCTCTGCGTGTCTTCCATGCTGGAAGAGATCGAACGCAGCGTCTGAAGAGCGGACATTGCGTTAATGTTGGTGAGAATGCTTGCCATAGTAAATGTGTCCCTTGTTTACGAGATACTGGAGTGGGGACATTCCGGACTTTGTATTACCGGTCGCAACGTTTCGGCTTCATGCCACTCGGTTCAGAAATACTTAGTTTCGGAAACCAAACCCGTTGTGTGTGGGGCAAATCTCGCAGCGAAAAATTGCCCAATGATTAATTTGAACGTTAAGAAATACTGGAAAATACTTATGGTTAGTTTTGGATTTATCTTATTGGTGAGTTTTAAATTTAAAAATATAGTTACCAATTCATCAGTAAGGCTGGTAACCAAAGCGTTAAAACGCAAAAATCCCGCAGCCTTTGGGCATGCGGGGTTAAAGAACAGGGTTAAGCGGTGTCAGTCCGGCACAGATTGCCGTTAGTTGAACGATCTGACGAGGCTGCCGACAAGCAGGTTCCAGCCGTCGATCAGCACGAAAAACAGGATCTTGAACGGCAGCGAAATGGAGGTGGGCGGCAGCATCATCATGCCCATCGCCATGGTAATGGTGGCGACGATCAGATCGATGACCAGGAAAGGCAGGATGATCAGGAAACCGATCTCGAAACCGCGCCGGATTTCCGACAGCATGAAGGCAGGAACCAGCACGCGGTAGTCAACGACGTTGTTGGTCATCACTTCCTGTCCGCGCTCGCGGGCGATATCGACGAAGAGCTTCAGATCCTTGTCACGCGTATTGGCGTTCATGAAGGTGCGGAAGGGTTCGGCGATGCGCTCTACGGCCTGCTGTTCGTTGATCTGGTTCTGCAAAAGCGGCTGCACGCCGTCCGTCCAGGCTTTGTCGAAGGTCGGCGACATGACGTAGAAGGTCATGAACATCGCCATCGACAGCAGGATCATGTTGGACGGGGTCGATGCAAGCCCCATGCCTGAGCGCAGGATCGAAAAGGCGATCACGAAGCGCGGAAAGCTCGTGACCATGATCAGAATGCCGGGCGCGACGGAGAGAACCGTCAGAAGACCGAAGGTACGGATGATCCATGCCGCGACGGATCCGTCTATCTGCGTATTGAACAGGTCGGACGGAAATTGCTGGGCATTGGCAAGACCCGGCAAGACAAGGAGGACGGCGATGGTAACAAGAAATCGAATCATTCGATGACAAAGGTCCGGAACATGACCTTGGATACGCGCCCTTGAGAGCGCAGGTCAACTCGTTCCTGAATGTCATCCTTAAGATATTGAAAGCCACGCGGCCCTTCCAGCTGCTGAAGGGAGACGGTGCGGACATAGGCCATGATATCCTGATGGATATCCTCGGCGAGACCCACTTCCACCGGCCCCTTGAACATCAGCGCCACTTCAAGCCGCACCCAGTTCGTCGCAGGGTAGGCGAGGTTGGTGGTGATGGGGTCGAGCTGGACGATGCCGTTCGCCTCGTCGGAAATTTTTTCGATGCCTTCGGCGTCTTTGCCACCCTTTTCACCGGCAGCTTCCGGCGCTTTCGCAGCCGTATCGGCGCCGGCGATCCTGGGGGCGATCATACCGCCCACAAGCCAGCCGCCGCCTGCACCGAGCAATGTGAGGATAGCAACGCCGGCGATGGTCATGACCAGCGGGGAGGACTTTTTCTTGCTCTCAGCCTGTTCGTTTTCCATGGATCAGTCCCGTTCCCGCATGCCGGCGTCAGAGGGGCGAGAACAGGTCGACGACCTGCTGACCGACCGGCGGTTGCTGCACTTCCGTCAGACGGCCGCGACCGCCATAGGAGATGCGTGCTTCGGCGATGCGCTCGTAGGAGATCATGTTCTGCGCATCGACATCCTGCGGCCTGACGATACCGCCGACATTAAGGATACGGATTTCGTGGTTGACGCGCACTTCCTGCGAACCGCTGATGATGAGGTTGCCGTTTTCGAGAATGCCGGTCACCACGGCGGCCACGAGGAGCGTCAGCTTCTCGGAGCGCTTGGTCTTGCCCTTGGCCTGGGTGTCGGTATCGGAACCGTAATTGATGCTGGAATCGGCCTTCGGGTTCCAGCCAAGGATCTCCGCATTGGCCTTCCAGTTCAGGCCGCTGGAATTCGTGCGGTTACGTTCCGTTTCATTATCGAAATCGGCCTTGTCGTTGATCTGGATGTTGACGGTCAGGATGTCGCCGATATTCAGCGCGCGCAGATCCTTGAACAGTGCTCCCTGGCTGTCGCTCCACAGCGAATAGCCGCTGGCCATGTGTTTTGGCTGCTTGGGATACATGCCCATTTGCGGCGTCTGGCTGAATTGCAGGCCGCTGCCGATCGGGCTCATCGCGGGCGCATTGCCGATTTCCTTCAGGGTCTGGTTGTTCTGGCAGCCGGCCAGCAGAGCGAGCGGCAGGAGGAGGGCCGGAAGACGACGCGTGCTCATGAAGGATCCTTCGAAGTGTTTTTGTCAGTTGCCTGCGACATGATGCCGGCGACGGTTGCGGCTTTCTGCGCATCCATTTCGCTGAGGATGAGACCGGATTGGCGCGGCGGCAGCTGCATGATGATGGCGGCGGCAATCTCCACATGCATCTTTTCAAGCTGCGGTGCGGCGGCGTCCGCCTTCATCGTCTTGTAGATGTCGACGAGATTGCTTTTTGCCTGATTGAGGAAATGCTCGCGCCGCGCCAGCCAGTCCTCATATTCCGCCTTGCGGTCTTCCAGCACGGCAATGCGCTCGTTGACATCCGACTGAAGCTTTTCAAGCTCCTGCTTCTGCATCAGATAACGCTGGTCGCGGGCGGCATCGGCGATGTTGGTGCAGAATTTCTGGATCTCATCCTGCGTACTGAGTTCCGACACCACGTTCTGCTGGCTTTCCGCGCCGGCGGCCGGCAGCAGGAAAAGCAGCGATGCCACCGCTGCGAAGCGGGCAAGGCCATTCGAGAAATGGTTTTTCTTCAGACTTTTCATCATTGCAGCACAAGCTCCGCCTGAAGGGCGCCGGCGGATTTGATGCCTTGCAGAATGGCGATGATGCCATCCGCCTTGAGCCCGATGCTGTTGAGACCGGCAACCAGCGTGCGAAGGTCAGGCCCTTCGACGATGGCGACCTTGCTGCCTTCCTGCATTGCCATGATATCCGTCTGCGGCTGCACGGCCGTCTGGCCGCGCGAGAATGGCGCCGGCTGGATGACCTGCGGCGATTCGGTCACCTGGACTGTCAGCGTTCCATAGCTTACGGCGACGCGGGAGATGCGCACATCCGCACCGATGACGATCGTGCCCGTACGCTCGTTGATCACGACCTTTGCCGGCGTATCCGTCTCCACCGTCAGGTTCTCGATTTCCGCCATCAGGCGGGTGAGATCGGCGGTGCGGGGCTTCTGCACCGCGATTTCCTGCGAATCGCGCGGCTCGGCGATCGGATCGCCGTAGCGGGCGCGCGCAAAGGCGTTGACGACATCGGCGACCCGTACTGCAGTCGAAAAATCGGGATTGCGCAGCTGAAGGACGAGATTGACCGAATCCTTGAACTTCGACGGCAGCTCACGCTCGATGATCGCGCCGTTCGGCACGCGTGCGGAGGTTGTCACGCCCTGCGTCAGCGTCGCAGCGTCGCCCTGGGCCGAAAAGCCGTTGACGATCAGCGCACCCTGCGCGACCGCATAG is drawn from Agrobacterium tumefaciens and contains these coding sequences:
- the fliP gene encoding flagellar type III secretion system pore protein FliP (The bacterial flagellar biogenesis protein FliP forms a type III secretion system (T3SS)-type pore required for flagellar assembly.), which codes for MIRFLVTIAVLLVLPGLANAQQFPSDLFNTQIDGSVAAWIIRTFGLLTVLSVAPGILIMVTSFPRFVIAFSILRSGMGLASTPSNMILLSMAMFMTFYVMSPTFDKAWTDGVQPLLQNQINEQQAVERIAEPFRTFMNANTRDKDLKLFVDIARERGQEVMTNNVVDYRVLVPAFMLSEIRRGFEIGFLIILPFLVIDLIVATITMAMGMMMLPPTSISLPFKILFFVLIDGWNLLVGSLVRSFN
- a CDS encoding flagellar basal body-associated FliL family protein — its product is MENEQAESKKKSSPLVMTIAGVAILTLLGAGGGWLVGGMIAPRIAGADTAAKAPEAAGEKGGKDAEGIEKISDEANGIVQLDPITTNLAYPATNWVRLEVALMFKGPVEVGLAEDIHQDIMAYVRTVSLQQLEGPRGFQYLKDDIQERVDLRSQGRVSKVMFRTFVIE
- a CDS encoding flagellar basal body L-ring protein FlgH, producing the protein MSTRRLPALLLPLALLAGCQNNQTLKEIGNAPAMSPIGSGLQFSQTPQMGMYPKQPKHMASGYSLWSDSQGALFKDLRALNIGDILTVNIQINDKADFDNETERNRTNSSGLNWKANAEILGWNPKADSSINYGSDTDTQAKGKTKRSEKLTLLVAAVVTGILENGNLIISGSQEVRVNHEIRILNVGGIVRPQDVDAQNMISYERIAEARISYGGRGRLTEVQQPPVGQQVVDLFSPL
- a CDS encoding MotE family protein is translated as MMKSLKKNHFSNGLARFAAVASLLFLLPAAGAESQQNVVSELSTQDEIQKFCTNIADAARDQRYLMQKQELEKLQSDVNERIAVLEDRKAEYEDWLARREHFLNQAKSNLVDIYKTMKADAAAPQLEKMHVEIAAAIIMQLPPRQSGLILSEMDAQKAATVAGIMSQATDKNTSKDPS
- a CDS encoding flagellar basal body P-ring protein FlgI, encoding MRVLRIIAAAILFSAQPFLSMPAAHADTSRIKDIASLQAGRDNQLIGYGLVVGLQGTGDSLRSSPFTEQSMRAMLQNLGITTQGGQSNAKNIAAVMVTANLPPFASPGSRVDVTVSSLGDANSLRGGTLIMTSLSGADGQIYAVAQGALIVNGFSAQGDAATLTQGVTTSARVPNGAIIERELPSKFKDSVNLVLQLRNPDFSTAVRVADVVNAFARARYGDPIAEPRDSQEIAVQKPRTADLTRLMAEIENLTVETDTPAKVVINERTGTIVIGADVRISRVAVSYGTLTVQVTESPQVIQPAPFSRGQTAVQPQTDIMAMQEGSKVAIVEGPDLRTLVAGLNSIGLKADGIIAILQGIKSAGALQAELVLQ